TTACAATACGTATAACTTTTCAAATAACAAAGAAAATTTATGATTTCATGACGGCATGCTCATTTCGAAAGCCGTCAATGATCATTTTGTGCTCAGATCCTACACAGAAGAAGTTAACGCCTAACTCACCCCATTCGCGAGCTAATTCAGCATTGGCGACAAACATTCCCACAGGTTTGCCAACCTGTTGAGCTGCTTTGATTATTTTTATGCTCGCTTCACGTACGCATTCGTCATTTACACTTTCAGCACCGTAAGACACAGCTAGGTCGACTTGGCCAATGAATAGGGCATCAATCCCTTCTACCTCAGCAATCGACTCTGCGTTGATAACACCTTCGGGGTCCTCGATTTGAGCAATCACAACGGTATTGTTCTTGCTGTCTTTTAAGTGATTTGCCATAGGTTTAGTGGCGTATTTTGCTGCGCGACTTGAACCTGCGTAGCCTCGGCCACCTTCACCATAATGGGACATTTTTACTAGCTTCTCCGCTTGTTCAGCGCTGCATACGTGTGGGATCTGGATTCCTGTTGCTCCGCAGTCTAACGCATTCAAAATGGTTGATGGTTGGCTGTCTTGAACTCGCACTACGCATGGGAGTTGATTGGCGCGAGCTGCAAGAATACAGCTGTCTAATGATGTCCTATCGAAAGGGGCGTGTTCCGCGTCTAGCACAATGAAAGAAAGATCCGCGAGCGCAAGCACTTCAATGATATGTGGGTGAGGCGTTTTAACAAAAGTGCCTAGTAGTTCTGTATTGTTAAGTGTGTTCTTAAAGTTATTCATTACGTTTACTCTTTTTTGCAAAGGTATGCAAAACTTAACATGTGTTCATGTAAAAAAGAGTAAAAACAGTGTGACGAATGCAACATAAATGGATTGTTTTTCATTCCTTATATTTGGTTTTTTACCTTATAATTGTGTGCATTTTCAATAAAAACAGAAGTTTAAGTGAAAATTTAGGTCGTTGAAATATGATTTGCCAAGTGTTAATAAAATGTTTATGTTTGTTTTGCATTCGTATCCAAAATCATACATAAACTAATAATTCTGAGTTAATTGACCAATAAGCAAACACTAGGCATAGCGACAAGGAGAACTACGCATGGCTCGCATTCTAAAACACGGAATCACTGAAGAAGCATCAGCATCAAACAACGCGCAAGTACGTCAAACCGTTGAAAACATCCTTTCTGATATTGAAAAGAAAGGTGACAGTGCAGTTCGTGAGCTTTCAGAAAAATTTGATAACTGGTCTCCAGAGCAGTTTCGTTTAACAGAAGAACAAATTCAGGCATGTGTTGATGCTCTAGATGAGTCGACTAAACACGACATTGAGTTTGCTCAAACGCAAGTACGCAACTTTGCACAGATCCAACGTGACTCGATGCACGATGTAGAAGTTGAGACCATGCCGGGCGTTGTACTGGGGCACAAAAACGTACCAGTGAACAGTGTGGGTTGTTACATCCCAGGTGGTAAGTACCCGTTGGTCGCTTCTGCACACATGAGTGTCCTTACGGCTAAAGTGGCAGGCGTAAAACGTGTTATTGCATGTGCTCCACCTTTCAATGGTCAACCAAACGTTGCGATTGTTGCTGCGATGGCGATGGCAGGGGCAGATGAAATCTACTGTTTCGGTGGCGTTCAAGCGGTTGGTGCGATGGCTCTAGGTACGGAGTCGATTGCACCTGTTGACATGATAGTTGGTCCAGGTAACGCATTTGTGGCAGAGGCAAAACGTCAACTGTTTGGTCGTGTTGGTATCGATTTGTTTGCTGGTCCAACAGAAACCTTAGTCATTGCGGACGAAGAGGGTTGTGACCCTGAACTCGCTGCTGCGGATCTACTTGGCCAAGCTGAGCATGGTTATAACTCTCCAGCGGTACTACTCACGAACAGCGAATCGTTCGCTGAAGAGACAGTAAAAGAGATTGAACGTCAGTTGACTATTCTTCCTACAGCTGAGGTGGCGGGTAAAGCATGGGAAAATTACGGTCAGGTGATTGTGTGCGATAGCTACGAAGAGATGGTTGAAGTGGCAGATGAGATCGCTTCGGAACACGTGCAAGTTATGACCAAAGATCCTAAGTACTTCCTAGATAACATGACCAACTATGGTGCACTGTTCTTAGGTCGTGAGACCAATGTCTCTTACGGCGACAAATGTATCGGTACCAACCATACACTTCCAACAAACAAAGCGGCGCGTTACACCGGTGGCCTGTGGGTAGGTAAATTCATCAAGACTTGTACTTACCAACGAGTAACAGAAGCGGCCTCTTTGAAAGTGGGTGAATACTGCTCTCGTCTATGTGCATTAGAAGGGTTCGCTGGCCACAAAGAGCAAGCTGACATCCGTGTACGTCGCTATAAAGACAAATCAGTAGAGGCGTAACATGACAAAACTCGCCTTAGTTACAGGCGGCAGTGGCGGCATTGGAGCCGCCATATGTCACAAACTGGCCAAGTCTGGTTACCGCATTGTATTTACTTTTAATAGCAACCAGAGTGCAGCAGAGCAGGTTTTGAACAGTCTTGAAGGCAACGGTCATGCAATGTATCAGCTTAATGTTGAAGACAGTGTCGCGATCAGCGCATTGGCGGAACAAGTTAGCGAAAGTTCGCAATCGTTGGATCTGTTGGTGAACTGTGCGGGTATGACAAAGTTTGTCCCTCACCATGATTTGAACGCCTTAAGTGATGACCTGATCGACAAGATTTTCCGCGTCAATGTTCGAGCCCCCTTTGCGATGGTTAGAGCGTTCGAACCAGCACTTAGAAACGCGAAAGGCTGTGTCGTCAACATCACATCGATAGCGGCACAAACTGCGATGGGAAGTAACGTCGCTTACTGCGCGAGTAAATCTGCGGTTGAGAACATGACGCGCTCGTTAGCAAGAGCTTTGTCTCCAGACATTCGAGTTCTTGCGGTTGCTCCGGGTCTTGTTGATACCGAATTTGTCAAAGGGCTGGATGATGAGTGGCGTGATACGCAGGAACAATCGACTCCGCTTAAACGACTCGCTAATGACGAAGAGGTCGCAAATGCGGTGTTCGCGGCTGCAGAGCTGCTTACATTCTCAACGGGCAATACCATCGCAGTAGATGGTGGTAGACCTTTAAGTAATTAAAACTAACAACCTGACTGGTGGCTGAGCTATAAACTCGCCCCAACAGTTGGCGAAAGGAACGAATAATGACCCTACAAAATAAAATTAATAGTAACTTAGTTCGCTATATGGAACTGATCCCAGGTACCAGTGCATTCATTGATGCACGAACGCCTGGCAGTGACTTAAAAGATAACTTCTGCATTATCGGTGCGGGTGTTGCCGAAAGTAGCCGCCAGCACGTTCATATTCGTGAAACAGCCGGTTTCAATATTGGTGCTGCGGGCCAACCGCCAGGTATTAAGAACTCTCTCCACTCACACCACACTGCAGAACTGTTTGTTGTATTTAAAGGTCAATTCCGCTTCTATTGGGGCAATGAAGGAGAGCATGAAGCAGTACTGTCACACGGTGATGTGATCTCGATTCCTACTAATCTATTCCGAGGATTCGAGGTGGTAGGTAGAGACTATGGCTTTATGTACTCCGTGTTAGGTGGAGATAATTCCGGTGGTGGTGTGGTTTGGCATCCTAAGGTGATTAAGGATAGCCAAGGCCACGGGTTATACCTAAAAGCAGACGGCACGCTAGTCGATACCATTGATGGTGATGCTGTGCCAAATGAATCTGAATTGATGCCATTGCTAACCGAGCAAGAGTTGTCTCAATTCGATACTTACACAGCAGAACAGATGATGCCTTTTGTAGCGCTGAAAAAAGATTATCGCGAGATTAAAGGGGATTTTTCTAACCCGAACGTGAAACAATACGCACTGACTGGTCACCCCGAAGCAGAGTACGACTTCCAAGTGAAGAGCGTCGATGACGTAAGTATTATGGCGTATGAGTTGACTGAAGGGGCAAGTATTCCGGTTCATCAGCGTTGCGAAAAACAGGTGCTGATTAATTTTGAAGGGGATACGTTACTTAACCTAGTTCAAGATGGCGAGCAGGCTCAGTTGGTGTTAACAACGGGTGATGTGTTCAGTGTGCCAGTAGGGGCATCTTATAGCCTTGAAAACCTACGTGGTAACAGCTTTACCTATGTAGTTCTTGGTTCTGATCAGCCACAAACCTTACAGGGCGACTAATAATGAAACCAGAAGTACCACTATTATGGTTGCCTGGTCTGTTATGTGATGAAGCCTTGTTTCATGAGGTCAATAGTGAGCTGCCCAATTGGGTGGCTCCTTTTACGAGTGACTTAGCTGCAGAAACATCCATGCAAGCATTGGCGAGTAAAGTATTAAAGGATGCCCCAGACACCTTTATTCTGGGCGGCTTATCAATGGGTGGCATCTTGGCATTTGAAGTTTTACGTCAAGCACCAACAAGGGTAAAAGGGTTAATCCTTATGGATACCAACTCTGCTGACGAAAAGCCTGAAGTGTCGGAAAAGCGCTATGCATTGGTCGATAAGGCAAAAGCTGGGGAGTTTGAGTCAATCACTCCTAATGTATTGATGCCAGTGTTAATCCATCCCAAGCAATCGCACAACCAGCAACTTACAGCGCAAATCTCACAAATGGCGATTAATGTCGGTGTTAGTCGATTCGAAGCACATGCACATGCCTTAGCAACACGACCAGACTCTAGACCACTGCTAGCGGATATTAAAATTCCAACATTGGTGATTACTGGTAGAGACGATCTATTGTGTCCAATTGATAATCATCTACTGATGGCAAGGCATATCGAGAACGTGTCGCTACACGTCATTCCTGACTGTGGACACCTTTCAACAATGGAGCAGCCTCAGCGTGTTGCTGCGCACATTAACCATTGGTTAGACGTTCATCAAGCCATATTGGTTAAATGAACCTCAGTTAAAAAATGAAGGCCACTCAATCGAGTGGCCTTTCTTAATTCTATAAAGTGGATCTACTGTTGTTCAGCGACGGTTTCTTGCTTAAAGCACGGGGTTTTTAGCGTGCTCATGTTTTGAATTTCGTTTAGTAATCGGACAGACAGTAGCGCTTTTTGGTTGGATGCAAAGTCAAACATCACGATAGTGGCTGTACCAATAGTGGTGACTTTCTGTTGAGCCTTACTGACGATGGCATACTCCATGGTAAAGCGGTCGTCTTGAACCTCTGTTACTTTTGAACCTACTAGCAGTGTGTCAGGGTAGGTGACTGGGCGGAAGTACTTGCAGTAAGTATCACCGAGCACTGGACCAACCTTAGTGACTGCCATCTCTTCCATAAGCTCAACATGCTTGAAAAAGTCTAGGCGAGCGGTTTCAAAATAACGGAAGTAGACGGCATTGTTTACGTGATTGAGTGCGTCCATCTCTCCCCAAGCCACGGGGATTTCTGTGATTACAGGGTATTCAGATAATAGTGCTTCCATGCAGACTCTCTTATTGTGGTTAGAATGATCTTTGAGAAATCATGAGTTATTGGAATAAAAACACTATCGCCATTTTAACATCGCTGCAACATTGAAAATGGCGAGCTGTGACTTGTGACCAATGAGTAAAGACTCATCAACCGGCTTACCTATCCACGAACGTGTTTAAACTGCAACTCCACCAATCTTTGGTAAAGGTTGCAGCTTTTCATCAGCGACTCGTGATTTCCGAGATCTATCAGCTTACCTTGGTCAAGCACGGCAATTTGGTCGGCGTGTTTGATGGTAGAAAGTCGGTGAGCGATGATCAATGTCGTTCGGCCTTTCATAAGCTCTTCAAGGGCTTGCTGAACATGGTGTTCACTTTCACTATCGAGTGCGCTGGTCGCTTCGTCCAGTAATAGGATGTTTGGATCTTTTAAGATCGCACGAGCAATCGCGATACGTTGACGTTGTCCTCCCGATAAGCGAACACCTCGCTCACCCAAGAAGCTGTTGTAGCCTTCAGGTAGCGACATAATAAAGTCGTGAGCATGGGCTTTCTTCGCCGCTACAATGACTTCTTCATCGGTCGCACTTGGATTACCGTAGCGAATATTATGAAACACATCGTGGCTAAATAATGCGGGTTGTTGTGGTACTAACGCCATTTGCGAGCGTAGTTCCTTCGGGTCAAATTGGTGAAGCGGGACGCCGCCAAGTGTAACGCTGCCAACTTGTGGGTCGTAAAAACGTTGCAGTAGTTCGAACAAGGTTGTTTTACCGGCACCAGACGGCCCAACCAGAGCCAATACTTTCCCTTCTTCTGCTGTCATAGTGAGCGCCGTTGTTGCAGGATCATCTGGGCGTGAAGGGTAGCTAAAGGTCACATCATTGAAAGCGATTTCTGCCGCTAATCCCTCGGTCGTTTGAGGATGACTAACTGGCGCAATAATATGACTCTCAACATGCAAGATTTCAATCAGCCTTTCAGTCGCACCAGCAGCACGTTGAAGTTCACCCATGACTTCAGAGATGGTGCCAAGCGATGAAGCAACCATGATTGCGTAAAACACAAATGCGCCCAAATCACCTGCCGACATAGTGCCATTAATCACATCACTCCCACCAACCCAAAGCATTCCTGAGATAGCGCTGAATACAATCAGAATCACGCCAGAGATTAGAATCGCACGCTGTTTAACGCGTTGACGACCAATTTCGTACGCTTTCTCTACTTCCTTACCAAATGAAGCGATCTCTTGTTGCTCGTGACTATAGCTCTGAACGGTTTTGATGTGCTCAATTGCCTCACCAGCGTAAGAGCCGACGTCGGCCATTGAATCTTGACTCTTACGTGAAAGAGCTCTTACACGTCGGCCATAAACCAGAATCGGTACCAGAACAAAGGGAACGGAGGCCAATACGATTAGAGTGAGTTTGATATTGGTCGCAAACAGCATGATCACAGCGCCAATACACATCAACGCGCTGCGCATCGCCATTGAGAATGACGAACCAATAATGCTTTGTAGCAGGGTAGTGTCAGTGGTGATACGCGACATAATGTCACCACTGCCGTTGGTTTCAAAATAGCTCGGATGCAGCGAGACCACATGCTTGAATACTGCTAAGCGTATATCGGCACTGACACGCTCGCCAACCGATGACACCAGATAGAAACGGAAGAAAGTCCCGATGGAGATCAAACCAATGATCACCAACATAAATTGAATCGCATTTCCCAACTCATCGGTTGATCGTTGGGTAAAACCTTGGTCGATAAGAATGCGTACGCCGTGACCGACCGTTAGTGTGAGACTTGCAGTAAAAATCAGAGCTATCAGTGCAATAGCCACTTTGCCTCGGTATGGCTTAATGAACTGGAAGAGCTCTAGTAAGATCTTTAGGCTCTTTTTTGTTTGTTCCGGTGGCGGTGTGGTTTGATCTTCAAGTGTAGAAGCAGAGTCGGACATGAGACTACCTTAGTATAGATTGATAACCCATTAGAGCACGTTATCGCTGATTGTAATATGCGATACGAGCTGGTCTTGAAGATTACTACATCTCTAACTATATGACTCACCGCGTTTATTTTAAACCATCTCGCACCTGATTAAGTGATTACTCATAACTCTTTTCGAGTTGATTCCTACAATACTTATTCATCGAATATCTCTATTTTTCTTAACGTAAAGAGAATGTCATTATCGAAGCCTTGTTTTATAGAACTGCGTTCAAACGTTTGCTAATTTGAGCACCTTACTTTTAATTCAATGAGATAGATCTAAAACTTGTAAGACCAGATAGATAGCCTGCATTCTGTGCAATATTTGTTACAAAAATTCAACAACATAAATTTTTATACATTTTTCTTGCATAAAAATTGCCAATGAATAGAATAACCACTAAATGACAATTAATGCAGTATTTTGGCATGAGTATTCAAGTAAAGAGCATCAATAAATCGTATGGCGACACCCAGGTTCTTCACGATATTTCGTTCAATTGCGAAAGCGGTGAAACATTGGTTTTACTTGGCCCAAGTGGTGCGGGTAAAAGCTCATTGCTTCGCGTCCTAAACCTATTGGAAATTGCAGACGACGGCCAACTAGAGATTGCTAGTGAGTCGTTTGATTTTTCAAGCTCAATCCCAGAGAAACAGGGTCTGCAACTTCGTCGTAAAGTAGGCATGGTTTTCCAACAATACAACCTTTGGCCACACATGACGGTGATTGAAAACCTGATTGAAGCGCCAGTCAAAGTTGCAGGAATGGACAAGCAAGAGGCGATTGCTCAAGCGAAGAAAGTACTAGAAACACTGCAACTAGCGGACAAAGCCGACGCATGGCCGTTAAAACTTTCAGGTGGTCAACAACAACGTGTCGCGATTGCGCGTGCTTTGATGATGAAGCCAGATGTGTTGCTGTTTGATGAACCAACCGCAGCACTCGATCCTGAAATCACCAACCAAGTTGTCAGTATTATTAAAGAGTTAAGCGGAACCGGCATCACGCAAGTGGTTGTCACTCATGAAGTCGATTTCGCGAAAAAGATTGCTAGTCATGTTCTCTACCTAGAAAAAGGTTACATCGTAGAGCACGGCACGAGCGATGCGTTTATTAATCCGCAGACGCCTGAGTTTGCTGAATATCTCACTCACTAGATCTACCTACAGGATCAGATTTAGCTAAAACATAACATAGATTAAAACAATCCAATTATAAGAATGGCCGCAGGCTGCAACTACACATATTCGGAGTAACAACATGAAAAAGATTCTACTAGCTTCACTTATCGGTCTTGCTTCTTTCAACGCGGCAGCGCAACAAGAGATTAAATTCGCAATGGAAGCGACTTACGCACCATTCGAGTTCATGGATGAAAACAACCAAATCCAAGGTTTCGATGTTGACCTAGCAAACGCATTGTGTGAAGAGATGAAAGCGAAGTGTACTTTCCACAACCAAGCGTTCGATAGCTTAATCCCTGCACTTAAATTCAAGCGTTACGACGCAGCAATTTCGGCGATGGATATTACTGATGCTCGTCTAAAGCAGGTGAACTTCTCTAACGCTTATTACGATAACTCTGCTGCGTTCATTTCTATTGAAGGTAAAGTTGCTGATCAAGCAGCACTAGAAGGCAAGCGTGTTGGCGTTCAAAACGGTTCAACACACCAAAGCTACCTACTAGAGCAGATGACTGGCGTAACTGCAGTACCTTACTCAAGCTACCAAGATGCATTCATCGACATGAAAAACGGCCGTATCGATTCAGTATTTGGTGACACAGCAGTTGTGGCTGAATGGTTTAAAAAGCAAGACAACCTAACATACGTGGGTGATCAAGTTACGAACCAAGAGTACTTCGGTAATGGCTTTGGTATCGCAGTAAACAAGAGCAACCAAGAGCTCGTTGACCAACTAAACGTAGCGCTAGCAGCTGTGAAAGCGAACGGTGAATACGACGTGATCTTCAACAAGTACTTCGGTAAGTAATATGGAATTAACGGGTTACTCTCTAGGGCTCGTCGAAGCAAGCTGGATGACCATTCAGCTTGCATTTGTCAGCCTATTAGTCGGATTAGTTTTAGCAGTACTGTTTGCCAGTGGAGAGATGTCTCGACGTATCGCAATTAAATGGCCAACCACGGCGTTTGTAACCATGGTTCGTGGTTTGCCAGAGATCCTAGTGGTGTTGTTTATCTACTTTGGCTCGACTCAAGTACTGTTTATGATCACTGGCGATTTCATTGAGGTGAGCCCGTTTTTATCTGGTGTTGTTGCACTGTCACTTATTTTTGCATCGTACGCTTCGCAGACTTTGCGTGGCGCATTAAAAGCAGTGAGCAAAGGGCAAAGAGAAGCAGCAAGCGCACTGGGCATTCCTCAATCGCACGCTTTCTTCAAGATTGTTCTCCCACAAGCGGTAAGACACGCACTGCCGGGTTTAACCAACCAGTGGCTAGTTCTTCTGAAAGATACGGCTTTGGTATCGTTAATTGGTGTGACTGATCTATTAAAACAAGCACAGCTAACTTCAGCGGCAACACATGAAGCATTCACATGGTACGCAACCGCAGCAGCGATTTACCTAGTGATCACCTTGGTGACGCAAAGAGCAGTAAAAGTGATTGACGCGAAATACTCAATCCAAGGCTTAGGCGCTAAAGGAGCGATGGCATGAATGAACAGTACTTCTCCCAAATGCTTGAAGGCCTAGTGATCAGCATTCAACTGACAGGCGCATCGCTACTTGTCGGCTGCATCTTATCGCTTTTGATGACCGTGACTTTGGTGTTAAGGCTTTCAGCTATCCATTGGCTAACTCGTGGCATCATTACCTTATTTACTGGTACGCCTCTTTTAGTGCAGATTTTCTTGGTGTATTACGGCCCAGGTCAGTTTGATTGGATTCGTGAAAGCTTTATGTGGACTTGGCTCAGTCAGCCATGGTTCTGTGCAATGTTGGCTCTAGCCTTGAACACTGCAGCATACAGCACACTGCTATTTAAGGGCGCATTCAATGCGATTCCAGCGGGGCAATGGGAAGCTTGTCGAGCGTTAGGTATGGACAAAGTGGCAACGCTTAAAGTGTTACTTCCTTACGCACTACGCCGTGCGGTTCCAGCTTACTCAAACGAAGTGATTTTGGTATTTAAAGGTACCTCACTCGCGAGTACCATCACCATCATGGACTTAATGGGCTACGCACAGCGTATCAACGGCCAAACCTACGACACACTCACTGTGTTCGGCATCGCAGGCGCATTCTACTTAGGCGTAAATGGACTACTAACTCTGATATTCCGCCAAGTAGAAAAGAAGGCCCTCGCATTCGAAGCCGCTTAACTAGCGGCCACGACCGTCCACCATCACGATGATGGTTTTACTGATAATGGAAAGGTCGGCAATGATCCATGATTTCATTGAGCATAAGCTGAGTGCGTAGCTGTGATCGAAACCGACTTTGCGTCTTACGTCTTCAATACAAGTGTCATAACCTTGGTTAACTTGAGCTAAGCCAGTAATACCTGGCATCACACCATAGGTACGGTCTGCAAAGTACGGAATCTCAGTTTCAAGTTTGTTGTAGAAAGTAGGACGCTCTGGACGAGGGCCTATCAACGACATATCGCCTTTAATGACATTAAAAAGCTGTGGCAGTTCATCAAGGCGAGTCTTTCTCAAAAAACGACCAACAGGGGTAATACGAGGGTCGTTCTTGGTTGCCCAAACGGCACCAGATCGTTGTTCAGCATCTTCGTACATACTGCGGAACTTAAGAATTTCAAAAATCTCCATCTTTTCGGGTGTCGATTTTCCTACACGCAATTGGCGATAAAAGACGGGCCCTTTAGACGTCATCACAATCGCAAGAGCAATGATTGGGAAAACCGGAGAGAACAAAATAATCGCGAACATGGACGCAAAGAAGTCGAAGCTACGTTTAGCGCGAGAAATCTTGTTTTGGTAAAGCATGTGTTTATGGTCTTGAGTAAACATAGTTGATCCTTAACGATTGACTCGTGTCCAAGGGGTATTCTCTAATCCAATTAGGTAACGGATGCCGCCTACAAAGTTGGCGTAGTGTCCCACCACAAGATAAGAAATTAACGAAAGAGGTTTGATGCTCAGTTTCTTTGGTAATAAATACCCAACGATGCCAAGCGTATAAACGGCGATTTGTGCGCAGAATAAAAAGTTAAATAGAAAGTAATCACGTAGGAAGAATGAGCACACTAAGCTAACAATCATTAGGTACGGGGTGAGTAGTCTTAACCCTTTACCGGAGAAGAAAGCAAATGCTATCCCTTTGAATTTTGGGCTGAATAAACTAAACAGCTCAATGGCTTGCTGCATGTTCCCCGCCGAGATTCGTAACCTTCTTTTGAAATCAGCTTTGGTATTTGTCTCTTCTAGTTCCAGAGCCACCATGCGTGTTTCGTACTCAGCAGTGTAACCCTGTTTGACGATTTGCATTGGTAGAATGAAATCGTCGTTAATTGTGTTGCTAGGCAGTGGTGTGAACAGGGTTGTTCTAAATAGATAGAAGGCACCGTGTGAACCTAAACTTGAGCCGAATGATGCTTCACACTCTTTAACGGCTGTTTGGTATTTCCAATAAACATCTTCACCCTGATTACCTGTTGGGCAAAGTTGATAAGTCGCGTTGACCACACCTACTTCTGGCTTCTTAAAATGTTCTCCCGCGATCAATAACGCATCTAATGAAATTAATGCCGACACATCACTCAGGGCCGTAATATCCGAGTCTATATTCGCGATTTCTTGATTAACGGTCGCTACTTTGCCTCGGTTGACTTGGTGATCATGAATCTCGAAATAGATGTCACTGCAGATCGCTTCTTGAATTGCCATCTGCGCCTTCACAACGGTTTTGTCTGTACAACCATCGCAGGCAATCACGACTTTCAGTTTGTCCTTTGGGTAGTCGAGAGATGCGAGGTTACGAATCTTGTCCGCAATCCAAGCTTCCTCGTTATAAGCTGGAACCAAGATAGTCACGGTTGGCAGCGTACAGTCCTGTGCTTCTACTTTGTAAGCTCTTTGGTTTTCATGTACAGGTTGCTTAGGGTGACGCTTCGCATACCAACGAAGCAGAATTGGATAGCCTGCATGGTGATATACGATGAGCGTTCCAGCCAGTAGGCAAAGGGTAGCAAGTACCATATCGATCATACGTAACGCTCCTCTGACAGCTTGTTATAGGACTCAACCATGTCGCTGATGTTGAAGTTCTCAAGTACATAACGACGTGGATTCGAAAAGTTTTCTAAAATGTGGTTTTGTGATGTCT
The Vibrio pelagius genome window above contains:
- a CDS encoding cupin domain-containing protein — translated: MTLQNKINSNLVRYMELIPGTSAFIDARTPGSDLKDNFCIIGAGVAESSRQHVHIRETAGFNIGAAGQPPGIKNSLHSHHTAELFVVFKGQFRFYWGNEGEHEAVLSHGDVISIPTNLFRGFEVVGRDYGFMYSVLGGDNSGGGVVWHPKVIKDSQGHGLYLKADGTLVDTIDGDAVPNESELMPLLTEQELSQFDTYTAEQMMPFVALKKDYREIKGDFSNPNVKQYALTGHPEAEYDFQVKSVDDVSIMAYELTEGASIPVHQRCEKQVLINFEGDTLLNLVQDGEQAQLVLTTGDVFSVPVGASYSLENLRGNSFTYVVLGSDQPQTLQGD
- the artP gene encoding arginine ABC transporter ATP-binding protein ArtP, encoding MSIQVKSINKSYGDTQVLHDISFNCESGETLVLLGPSGAGKSSLLRVLNLLEIADDGQLEIASESFDFSSSIPEKQGLQLRRKVGMVFQQYNLWPHMTVIENLIEAPVKVAGMDKQEAIAQAKKVLETLQLADKADAWPLKLSGGQQQRVAIARALMMKPDVLLFDEPTAALDPEITNQVVSIIKELSGTGITQVVVTHEVDFAKKIASHVLYLEKGYIVEHGTSDAFINPQTPEFAEYLTH
- a CDS encoding ABC transporter ATP-binding protein/permease; protein product: MSDSASTLEDQTTPPPEQTKKSLKILLELFQFIKPYRGKVAIALIALIFTASLTLTVGHGVRILIDQGFTQRSTDELGNAIQFMLVIIGLISIGTFFRFYLVSSVGERVSADIRLAVFKHVVSLHPSYFETNGSGDIMSRITTDTTLLQSIIGSSFSMAMRSALMCIGAVIMLFATNIKLTLIVLASVPFVLVPILVYGRRVRALSRKSQDSMADVGSYAGEAIEHIKTVQSYSHEQQEIASFGKEVEKAYEIGRQRVKQRAILISGVILIVFSAISGMLWVGGSDVINGTMSAGDLGAFVFYAIMVASSLGTISEVMGELQRAAGATERLIEILHVESHIIAPVSHPQTTEGLAAEIAFNDVTFSYPSRPDDPATTALTMTAEEGKVLALVGPSGAGKTTLFELLQRFYDPQVGSVTLGGVPLHQFDPKELRSQMALVPQQPALFSHDVFHNIRYGNPSATDEEVIVAAKKAHAHDFIMSLPEGYNSFLGERGVRLSGGQRQRIAIARAILKDPNILLLDEATSALDSESEHHVQQALEELMKGRTTLIIAHRLSTIKHADQIAVLDQGKLIDLGNHESLMKSCNLYQRLVELQFKHVRG
- a CDS encoding acyl-CoA thioesterase; translated protein: MEALLSEYPVITEIPVAWGEMDALNHVNNAVYFRYFETARLDFFKHVELMEEMAVTKVGPVLGDTYCKYFRPVTYPDTLLVGSKVTEVQDDRFTMEYAIVSKAQQKVTTIGTATIVMFDFASNQKALLSVRLLNEIQNMSTLKTPCFKQETVAEQQ
- a CDS encoding SDR family NAD(P)-dependent oxidoreductase codes for the protein MTKLALVTGGSGGIGAAICHKLAKSGYRIVFTFNSNQSAAEQVLNSLEGNGHAMYQLNVEDSVAISALAEQVSESSQSLDLLVNCAGMTKFVPHHDLNALSDDLIDKIFRVNVRAPFAMVRAFEPALRNAKGCVVNITSIAAQTAMGSNVAYCASKSAVENMTRSLARALSPDIRVLAVAPGLVDTEFVKGLDDEWRDTQEQSTPLKRLANDEEVANAVFAAAELLTFSTGNTIAVDGGRPLSN
- a CDS encoding alpha/beta fold hydrolase; amino-acid sequence: MKPEVPLLWLPGLLCDEALFHEVNSELPNWVAPFTSDLAAETSMQALASKVLKDAPDTFILGGLSMGGILAFEVLRQAPTRVKGLILMDTNSADEKPEVSEKRYALVDKAKAGEFESITPNVLMPVLIHPKQSHNQQLTAQISQMAINVGVSRFEAHAHALATRPDSRPLLADIKIPTLVITGRDDLLCPIDNHLLMARHIENVSLHVIPDCGHLSTMEQPQRVAAHINHWLDVHQAILVK
- a CDS encoding lysine/arginine/ornithine ABC transporter substrate-binding protein — encoded protein: MKKILLASLIGLASFNAAAQQEIKFAMEATYAPFEFMDENNQIQGFDVDLANALCEEMKAKCTFHNQAFDSLIPALKFKRYDAAISAMDITDARLKQVNFSNAYYDNSAAFISIEGKVADQAALEGKRVGVQNGSTHQSYLLEQMTGVTAVPYSSYQDAFIDMKNGRIDSVFGDTAVVAEWFKKQDNLTYVGDQVTNQEYFGNGFGIAVNKSNQELVDQLNVALAAVKANGEYDVIFNKYFGK
- a CDS encoding HpcH/HpaI aldolase family protein; this encodes MNNFKNTLNNTELLGTFVKTPHPHIIEVLALADLSFIVLDAEHAPFDRTSLDSCILAARANQLPCVVRVQDSQPSTILNALDCGATGIQIPHVCSAEQAEKLVKMSHYGEGGRGYAGSSRAAKYATKPMANHLKDSKNNTVVIAQIEDPEGVINAESIAEVEGIDALFIGQVDLAVSYGAESVNDECVREASIKIIKAAQQVGKPVGMFVANAELAREWGELGVNFFCVGSEHKMIIDGFRNEHAVMKS
- the hisD gene encoding histidinol dehydrogenase; translated protein: MARILKHGITEEASASNNAQVRQTVENILSDIEKKGDSAVRELSEKFDNWSPEQFRLTEEQIQACVDALDESTKHDIEFAQTQVRNFAQIQRDSMHDVEVETMPGVVLGHKNVPVNSVGCYIPGGKYPLVASAHMSVLTAKVAGVKRVIACAPPFNGQPNVAIVAAMAMAGADEIYCFGGVQAVGAMALGTESIAPVDMIVGPGNAFVAEAKRQLFGRVGIDLFAGPTETLVIADEEGCDPELAAADLLGQAEHGYNSPAVLLTNSESFAEETVKEIERQLTILPTAEVAGKAWENYGQVIVCDSYEEMVEVADEIASEHVQVMTKDPKYFLDNMTNYGALFLGRETNVSYGDKCIGTNHTLPTNKAARYTGGLWVGKFIKTCTYQRVTEAASLKVGEYCSRLCALEGFAGHKEQADIRVRRYKDKSVEA